One Turneriella parva DSM 21527 genomic region harbors:
- a CDS encoding EVE domain-containing protein has product MKGFILKSEPDAFSIDDLMAKPGRTTLWDGVRNYTARNNLMAMKKGDRAFFYHSNSKPIAIVGEMQVVAEAVVDETQFDANAKYFDPKSSIDKPRWFAPKLKGIKKLAFPLTREMLQQSALKDSRLFRESRLSVVDLNDAELKLLDKLIREAGNK; this is encoded by the coding sequence ATGAAGGGCTTTATACTCAAATCAGAACCCGACGCTTTCAGCATCGACGACCTCATGGCAAAACCCGGCCGCACTACATTGTGGGATGGCGTGCGCAACTACACGGCGCGCAATAACCTCATGGCGATGAAGAAGGGTGACCGCGCCTTTTTTTACCACAGCAATTCGAAGCCCATCGCGATCGTGGGCGAAATGCAGGTTGTCGCCGAGGCCGTCGTCGACGAGACGCAATTCGATGCCAACGCGAAATACTTTGACCCGAAAAGCAGTATCGATAAACCGCGCTGGTTTGCGCCCAAACTCAAAGGTATCAAAAAGCTCGCATTTCCTTTGACCCGCGAGATGCTGCAGCAGAGTGCGCTCAAAGATTCGCGTCTGTTCAGGGAGTCGAGGCTTTCGGTCGTCGACCTGAATGACGCAGAGCTGAAATTGCTCGATAAACTGATCAGAGAGGCAGGCAATAAATGA
- a CDS encoding MarR family winged helix-turn-helix transcriptional regulator produces MAKRFSGNSDELAQVDAYVKLMRCADTVQGILARNAEANGLTLSQLGVLEILLHLGPQNQKDLAGKILRSGANMTTIIDNLEKRDFVRRSRDEADRRTIRVELTATGESLISAIFPLHMNNIYRMMGALNKEELETLANLTRKLGLAARPRMSV; encoded by the coding sequence ATGGCGAAGCGGTTTTCGGGCAACAGCGATGAACTCGCACAGGTCGACGCCTATGTGAAGCTCATGCGCTGCGCCGACACCGTACAGGGCATTCTCGCGCGCAACGCCGAGGCAAACGGGCTCACGCTTTCGCAGCTCGGCGTGCTCGAGATCTTGCTGCACCTCGGCCCACAGAACCAGAAAGACCTCGCGGGCAAGATTCTGCGCAGCGGCGCCAACATGACGACGATTATCGACAACCTCGAAAAACGCGATTTCGTGCGCCGCAGCCGCGACGAAGCCGACCGGCGCACGATTCGCGTCGAGCTCACGGCAACCGGCGAATCGCTGATCAGCGCTATTTTTCCGCTACACATGAATAACATCTACCGCATGATGGGCGCCCTCAATAAAGAGGAGCTCGAAACGCTCGCAAACCTGACTCGCAAACTGGGCCTCGCCGCGCGCCCGAGAATGAGTGTTTAG
- a CDS encoding acyl-CoA synthetase has translation MMNHNVPEFLNITQECLARHRATDRQDQVAMIFASGDGAAREYSYAELDDLSARFASSLKDRGILPGSRILLRLPNTVAFPIAFFGAMRAGVIPVPTSPMLTAAEVRYLISNSGAAAVVSEEGLWKSIAGEMPSAELGVLYVSGLKTIQGAVDFEGELRAKTPALEIHNSKAGDPAYLVYTSGTTGYPKGVLHAHRALIGRLPASENWFHFTGDDRILHSGKFNWTYVLGTAMMDPLYHGKTVIVYEGENSPEKWLSLIKEFGCNIFIGVPTIFRQILQKTKAAAADVPSLKHCMCAGEHLTDEVLDGWVSRFGFPIYEGLGMSECSYYISQKKGDDIVKNSAGKIQPGHLVQLLDENLQPVAAGEEGMICINRNDPGLFIEYWRAAEQTAAQFKGDWFLTGDYAIQDAKGYIFFLGRRDEIIKSFGYRVSPFEIERVYRDHPALDDIVAFAEHLGPEKTLISMCVQIKPGATFAEEQLLSWGKERLASYKLPKKVYRLDKFPRSANGKVLRSKIPKELGIV, from the coding sequence ATGATGAACCACAACGTACCCGAGTTTCTCAACATCACCCAGGAGTGCCTCGCGCGCCACCGGGCAACCGATCGCCAAGACCAGGTAGCGATGATCTTCGCCAGCGGCGATGGCGCGGCGCGCGAGTACAGCTACGCCGAGCTCGATGATCTCTCTGCGCGATTTGCAAGCTCGCTCAAAGACCGGGGCATTCTACCCGGTTCGCGCATTCTGCTGCGCCTGCCCAATACGGTGGCTTTTCCGATCGCCTTTTTCGGCGCGATGCGCGCGGGTGTGATACCGGTACCGACGTCGCCGATGCTGACGGCAGCCGAGGTGCGCTATCTCATCTCCAATTCAGGGGCTGCAGCAGTGGTCTCTGAAGAGGGGCTGTGGAAATCCATAGCAGGGGAAATGCCGTCAGCTGAACTCGGGGTGCTCTATGTTTCAGGCCTCAAAACCATTCAGGGCGCTGTCGATTTTGAAGGCGAGCTGCGCGCAAAAACGCCCGCGCTCGAAATCCACAACTCGAAGGCGGGCGACCCGGCGTATCTCGTCTATACTTCGGGCACAACCGGCTACCCGAAAGGTGTGCTGCATGCGCACCGGGCGCTCATCGGCCGTTTGCCCGCCTCAGAAAATTGGTTTCATTTCACGGGCGACGACCGCATTCTGCATTCGGGCAAGTTCAACTGGACATACGTGCTCGGCACCGCCATGATGGACCCGCTCTACCACGGCAAGACCGTGATCGTTTACGAAGGCGAGAACTCGCCCGAAAAATGGCTGTCGCTTATCAAAGAATTCGGCTGCAATATTTTTATCGGTGTGCCGACGATCTTTCGGCAGATTCTGCAGAAAACAAAGGCCGCCGCTGCTGACGTGCCTTCACTCAAGCACTGCATGTGCGCGGGTGAACACCTCACCGACGAAGTTTTAGACGGTTGGGTGAGCCGTTTCGGTTTTCCGATCTACGAAGGTTTGGGGATGTCTGAATGTTCGTACTATATTTCGCAGAAAAAGGGTGACGATATTGTGAAAAACTCGGCGGGTAAAATTCAGCCAGGCCACCTCGTGCAGCTGCTCGACGAGAATCTGCAGCCCGTCGCCGCCGGCGAAGAAGGCATGATCTGCATCAACCGCAACGACCCCGGGCTATTTATCGAATATTGGCGCGCGGCCGAGCAAACAGCAGCACAGTTTAAAGGTGATTGGTTTCTCACCGGAGACTATGCAATACAAGACGCTAAGGGTTATATTTTCTTTTTGGGTCGGCGCGATGAGATTATCAAATCGTTCGGCTACCGCGTCTCGCCGTTTGAGATCGAACGTGTTTACCGCGACCATCCGGCACTCGACGACATTGTCGCATTCGCCGAGCACCTTGGGCCCGAAAAGACGCTGATCTCGATGTGCGTGCAGATAAAACCAGGCGCCACGTTCGCAGAAGAGCAATTGCTCTCGTGGGGCAAAGAGCGGCTCGCATCGTATAAGCTGCCGAAAAAGGTCTACCGGCTCGACAAGTTTCCCCGGTCGGCGAACGGCAAAGTGCTGCGCTCAAAAATACCGAAAGAGTTGGGCATTGTTTAG